Proteins encoded in a region of the Photobacterium profundum SS9 genome:
- the ycaO gene encoding 30S ribosomal protein S12 methylthiotransferase accessory factor YcaO: MKTSVTGKDATLEQSIEHFQAQLNKLGFNIEEVASFNPVPNVWSVQVRDVDAPMNTTQGKGTTQQAALASALGKFFECLSTHAFYNDYYLGQTLANGDVVHYSNEKWFDIGEDNLPPEGMLDERLTQYYDPTLELLGTDLVDLQSSNMDRGVCCLPFERQFDNETVYIPANIISNLYLSNGIAAGNTQAEARTQCLSEIIARAIKNRIILKDISLPVIPAEVMARYPAITESIAALAEKGLTVTCYDASLGGEYPVLCAMLPIPGNDVCLAAFEAHPRFDVALERAVTELLQNDTLIELGIYPQPTVNDNSQHNEQAAHTPNFSCVMASGELFKADTSYDFVDWNFTGSSEESFSHLMAIMTKARADVYIADYSHLGVNCCRIIVPSWSEIYPIETLIESNNNVALELRETFLALPNVEWEGEQYAEMYGILEEEGYDDSVLLAEIIGLVPQTGDAWQTLRIGEVKCLLALAGGDLDLALELATWCIEVNATTYSHERIQFFHCLVASLNLALDDERDPAQAKADFEQQYGVATVAAAWGSIEGTVRFYGITGGDLTMSQYPSHQQLLSSYQKLYIGK, from the coding sequence ATGAAAACATCGGTTACAGGTAAAGATGCCACGCTTGAACAATCTATCGAGCATTTCCAAGCTCAATTAAATAAATTGGGCTTTAATATAGAAGAAGTTGCTTCGTTTAATCCTGTGCCGAATGTCTGGTCAGTACAAGTTCGTGATGTCGATGCACCGATGAATACCACTCAGGGAAAAGGGACGACACAGCAAGCAGCCCTTGCATCTGCATTAGGTAAATTCTTTGAATGCCTATCAACCCATGCTTTTTATAATGACTATTACTTGGGTCAAACACTGGCTAATGGCGATGTTGTTCACTACAGCAACGAAAAATGGTTTGATATTGGTGAAGATAACTTGCCGCCAGAAGGCATGTTGGATGAACGCTTAACACAATATTACGATCCGACTCTTGAGTTACTGGGTACCGATTTAGTTGATCTACAATCGAGCAATATGGATCGTGGCGTATGTTGTTTACCGTTTGAACGTCAATTTGACAATGAAACCGTCTACATTCCAGCTAATATCATCAGTAACCTTTACTTGTCGAATGGTATTGCTGCAGGTAATACGCAAGCAGAGGCACGTACCCAGTGTTTATCTGAAATTATTGCTCGTGCAATTAAAAACCGCATTATTCTCAAAGATATCAGCTTACCGGTAATTCCAGCAGAGGTAATGGCACGCTACCCAGCAATCACAGAGTCTATTGCAGCGTTAGCCGAAAAAGGATTAACCGTAACGTGTTACGACGCATCACTGGGCGGTGAATATCCGGTACTTTGTGCGATGTTACCGATTCCGGGAAATGATGTGTGCTTAGCAGCATTTGAGGCACATCCACGCTTTGATGTGGCACTTGAGCGAGCGGTAACCGAGTTACTGCAGAACGATACACTGATCGAGTTAGGCATTTACCCACAGCCAACAGTCAATGATAACAGTCAGCACAATGAACAAGCGGCACATACACCGAACTTCTCATGTGTGATGGCCTCGGGTGAACTGTTTAAAGCTGATACAAGCTATGATTTTGTTGATTGGAATTTCACCGGCAGTTCTGAAGAATCATTCAGCCACCTAATGGCGATTATGACCAAAGCAAGAGCTGACGTTTACATTGCCGATTACTCGCACCTTGGCGTGAATTGTTGTCGTATTATAGTGCCAAGCTGGTCTGAAATTTACCCAATTGAAACACTCATAGAAAGTAACAATAACGTTGCGTTGGAGCTGCGTGAGACATTCCTTGCCCTACCAAATGTAGAATGGGAAGGTGAACAGTACGCAGAAATGTACGGTATTTTAGAAGAAGAGGGATACGATGATTCTGTACTGCTTGCTGAAATCATCGGTCTAGTCCCACAAACCGGCGATGCATGGCAAACATTGCGCATTGGTGAAGTGAAATGTCTACTCGCACTCGCAGGTGGCGATCTAGACTTAGCCCTCGAACTGGCAACTTGGTGTATTGAGGTAAATGCAACCACTTACAGCCATGAACGTATCCAATTCTTCCATTGCCTAGTGGCAAGCCTTAATCTTGCACTTGATGATGAACGCGACCCAGCTCAGGCTAAAGCGGATTTCGAACAGCAATATGGCGTAGCAACCGTTGCCGCAGCATGGGGATCCATTGAAGGAACGGTTCGCTTCTATGGTATCACTGGTGGCGACCTCACAATGAGCCAATACCCGTCGCATCAGCAATTATTATCTTCATACCAAAAACTGTATATTGGTAAATAG
- a CDS encoding DUF3360 family protein, whose product MSSEERSYQEQHRPASDFSSRSEYLDNELKIMKPRRWKLNLPGRDFRFEWEDLVPALAGTIGIIAMYSAVMMSWADGLTQAWDHVELGKEFAIEVARVEMLIPALLFCILASGFLNPRANLAGNHGPMIPLIGTIALAGAHPLALAILLGVFGLILSYFKGGSKLVNLTGEGVAGGLLVFLGFTGAMSQIGDIQSWATSLETADAAKGSMGYIGLVVLAVNIVLYAFLARIGKRWLAIPACAAAGLAIALALGAGFDLTFETEMGLPNLNPVYWWGSTDQGWMLGLPNFQHFLASLPFAILAVAMWSPDFLGHRIFQELNYPRGAKNVLMDVDDTMTTCSLRQIVGTAVGGGNITSSWGTYMIPAAIAKRPIPAGGILLGSLCIIVAILGFPMDVAVWPPVMRIALLVGVFLPLLEAGMQMVRDTKDSQSAGICIFAAAVTNPVLAWALTMLLDNNGLIGDKERAKTLSIFDRIIIPASVLIICLVAMLSVGMLEGQYGIQSLL is encoded by the coding sequence ATGTCATCAGAAGAAAGAAGTTACCAGGAGCAACACCGCCCTGCATCTGACTTCTCTAGCCGATCTGAATATCTAGATAACGAATTGAAAATAATGAAACCACGCCGCTGGAAGCTAAACCTTCCTGGTCGTGATTTCCGCTTTGAATGGGAAGATTTAGTTCCCGCGCTTGCAGGTACTATCGGCATCATCGCAATGTATTCTGCGGTAATGATGTCTTGGGCTGATGGCCTAACACAAGCTTGGGACCATGTTGAGCTTGGTAAAGAATTTGCCATTGAAGTAGCTCGTGTCGAAATGCTTATCCCAGCATTACTCTTCTGTATTTTAGCCTCCGGTTTCCTTAACCCAAGGGCTAACTTAGCAGGTAACCACGGACCAATGATTCCATTAATTGGTACGATTGCCCTAGCCGGTGCACACCCTCTTGCTCTTGCAATTCTTTTAGGTGTATTCGGTCTAATACTGAGTTACTTTAAAGGTGGCTCTAAACTGGTGAATTTAACCGGTGAAGGGGTTGCAGGGGGCTTGCTCGTTTTTCTCGGTTTTACGGGAGCAATGAGCCAAATTGGTGATATCCAATCTTGGGCAACAAGCCTTGAAACGGCCGATGCTGCGAAAGGCAGCATGGGATATATTGGTTTAGTGGTACTTGCTGTTAATATTGTGCTTTATGCTTTCCTTGCTCGTATCGGCAAGCGTTGGCTTGCAATTCCAGCTTGTGCGGCAGCAGGCCTTGCCATTGCGCTAGCGCTGGGTGCCGGTTTTGACCTAACATTTGAAACTGAAATGGGTCTACCGAATCTAAACCCTGTATACTGGTGGGGCAGCACAGATCAAGGTTGGATGCTTGGTTTACCAAACTTTCAGCACTTTCTTGCATCACTACCATTTGCCATTCTAGCAGTAGCAATGTGGTCACCAGATTTCCTTGGTCATCGTATTTTCCAAGAGCTAAACTACCCTCGTGGCGCAAAGAATGTATTAATGGACGTTGATGATACAATGACAACGTGTTCACTACGCCAAATTGTAGGTACAGCGGTTGGTGGTGGTAACATTACATCATCTTGGGGTACATATATGATCCCAGCAGCTATCGCTAAACGTCCAATTCCAGCGGGCGGCATCTTACTCGGTAGTTTGTGTATCATTGTTGCAATCTTGGGTTTCCCAATGGATGTTGCTGTATGGCCGCCAGTAATGCGTATTGCGCTGCTTGTGGGTGTATTTCTTCCTCTTCTAGAAGCGGGTATGCAAATGGTTCGTGATACTAAAGACTCTCAGTCTGCTGGTATTTGTATCTTTGCAGCAGCAGTGACTAACCCTGTATTGGCTTGGGCACTCACAATGCTGCTTGATAACAACGGCCTAATCGGTGATAAAGAGCGTGCTAAAACACTGTCTATCTTCGACCGTATTATCATCCCGGCATCGGTATTGATTATCTGTCTAGTCGCGATGCTTTCTGTCGGTATGCTAGAAGGCCAATACGGCATTCAATCACTACTATAA